The Corallococcus soli genome contains a region encoding:
- a CDS encoding cupin-like domain-containing protein, whose protein sequence is MTLPVEPPNRPATAPAAPRYTPAEGFWEHFLKEYWGQKPGVFRNVLPGLIATPDEVFEGIRASWARRETDVRSVYVNGRRCTPAESFTFAPKPEETFEPYLSRITAEQEVTFVVYGMQVHAPELWVRTREFISGFIARLGVPIDVELELFSGKYRATPRGPHRDDASNLSWILHGEKTMLVWPPDFFEKRGVPTATQRGQTWGRDLCDPEVYKQYQDEAVVLHAKEGELLYWPYTWWHMAVADKHDAPMMLNTCVYNRPKADALGVMLMGLMRQMELGRIDNFGRFDPAVGGDSPAPADIVATLAHLGGLCASEQMRGVLAERFVKHASSSGFTDVPARAPKALPADVGTVHIDARFPIAFRQDGEALRVWSNGHAITLPATPQQVELLTRLNAGTPVPVDLGRDAALRPLLEELQSTRVLSWGAPA, encoded by the coding sequence GTGACCCTTCCTGTCGAGCCCCCGAACCGCCCCGCCACCGCTCCGGCCGCCCCGCGCTACACGCCCGCGGAGGGCTTCTGGGAGCACTTCCTGAAGGAGTACTGGGGCCAGAAGCCCGGCGTGTTCCGGAACGTGCTGCCCGGACTCATCGCCACGCCCGACGAGGTGTTCGAAGGCATCCGCGCCTCCTGGGCCCGGCGGGAGACGGACGTGCGCAGCGTCTACGTCAACGGCCGCAGGTGCACGCCCGCGGAGTCCTTCACCTTCGCGCCGAAGCCCGAGGAGACGTTCGAGCCCTACCTGTCCCGCATCACGGCCGAGCAGGAGGTGACGTTCGTCGTCTACGGGATGCAGGTCCACGCGCCGGAGCTGTGGGTGCGCACCCGGGAGTTCATCAGCGGGTTCATCGCCCGGCTGGGGGTGCCCATCGACGTGGAGCTGGAGCTGTTCTCCGGCAAGTACCGCGCGACGCCCCGGGGGCCGCACCGCGACGACGCGAGCAACCTGAGCTGGATCCTCCACGGCGAGAAGACGATGTTGGTGTGGCCGCCGGACTTCTTCGAGAAGCGCGGCGTCCCGACCGCGACGCAGCGGGGACAGACCTGGGGGCGCGACCTGTGCGACCCGGAGGTCTACAAGCAGTACCAGGACGAGGCCGTCGTCCTCCACGCGAAGGAGGGGGAGCTCCTGTACTGGCCCTACACCTGGTGGCACATGGCGGTGGCGGACAAGCACGACGCGCCCATGATGCTGAACACCTGCGTGTACAACCGGCCGAAGGCGGACGCGCTGGGCGTGATGCTCATGGGGCTGATGCGGCAGATGGAGCTGGGCCGCATCGACAACTTCGGCAGGTTCGACCCCGCCGTGGGCGGTGACTCGCCGGCCCCGGCGGACATCGTCGCGACGCTGGCGCACCTGGGCGGGCTGTGCGCGTCCGAGCAGATGCGCGGGGTGCTGGCCGAGCGGTTCGTGAAGCACGCCTCCTCCAGCGGCTTCACCGACGTGCCTGCCCGTGCGCCGAAGGCGCTTCCGGCCGACGTGGGCACGGTCCACATCGACGCGCGCTTCCCCATCGCCTTCCGCCAGGACGGCGAGGCGCTGCGCGTGTGGAGCAACGGGCACGCCATCACGCTGCCCGCGACGCCCCAGCAGGTGGAGCTGCTCACCCGGCTGAACGCGGGCACCCCGGTGCCGGTGGACCTGGGCCGGGATGCCGCGCTGCGCCCGCTGCTGGAGGAGCTGCAGTCCACGCGCGTGCTGTCCTGGGGCGCGCCGGCCTGA
- a CDS encoding carbamoyltransferase family protein, whose translation MSQKNAPWILGLSYSHNGSACLLRGDEIVVAVQEERLLRQKRAALSAAWGSLAVTYCLDAAGIKAEDLSAAVVCPTTESQSVEADFALNGRLRLVRNQVPIFTIPHHLGHALGAFATSGFEDAAVLVVDGSGSSWDELPPDERAVVQGTDEARIRAAMARGMRVREWASLYVASGTSARPVEKHVLELIGPEALQEQRRTGMREFRGLGHLYQAMGWQLFGSEDDGPGKVMGLAPYGRPTTPPGDFFEVDGNALRFKDTVPARYRHHDRWPAREQEYADLAASAQNAVEEALLHLAKRARALSGNARLCYAGGVALNSVANERLHRESGFEELFVMPAAEDSGASVGAAYYGLWKLTGKNARRRLNHDAVGRVYASAEVQAATRAQAGIRAVPCDDTLEKAVDLLIDGKILGWFEGRSELGPRALGQRSILCDPRRAEMKDVLNHKVKFREGFRPFAPILPLENAAEWFELDGVSKESPFMLRIAHFRPEKRALVPAVVHVDGTGRLQTLTAENNGRLYQLVKRFEQRTGCPVLLNTSFNVAGEPIVETPEDALGCLLFTGLDAVVFEDRIVGKEPGFRSILDLEIRLTADTFSMEFPITQGVLPTELAEVGGDIPIPVPFGTHLDGAAMIDAHPLSRMFPHVRFRTTTPWGPTLQLFKPEVAHVLKRVGPGTTGRQLLAALEPEGFDERRLTRLLGTLRRVRVISLGRLDA comes from the coding sequence ATGTCCCAGAAGAACGCGCCGTGGATCCTTGGCCTGTCCTATTCCCACAACGGGAGTGCCTGCCTCCTGCGGGGCGATGAGATTGTCGTGGCGGTGCAGGAGGAGCGCCTGCTGCGGCAGAAGCGCGCGGCGCTCTCCGCGGCGTGGGGGTCGCTGGCCGTCACGTACTGTCTGGACGCAGCGGGCATCAAGGCGGAGGACCTCTCCGCGGCCGTCGTCTGTCCCACGACGGAGTCCCAGTCGGTGGAGGCGGACTTCGCGCTCAACGGGCGGCTGCGGCTGGTGCGCAACCAGGTCCCCATCTTCACCATCCCGCATCACCTCGGACACGCGCTGGGCGCCTTCGCCACCTCCGGCTTCGAGGACGCGGCGGTGCTGGTGGTGGACGGCAGCGGCAGCTCCTGGGACGAGCTGCCCCCCGACGAGCGCGCGGTGGTCCAGGGCACGGACGAAGCGCGCATCCGCGCGGCGATGGCGCGGGGCATGCGCGTGCGGGAGTGGGCGTCGCTGTACGTGGCGTCCGGCACCTCCGCGCGCCCCGTGGAGAAGCACGTCCTGGAGCTCATCGGCCCGGAGGCGCTCCAGGAGCAGCGCCGCACGGGCATGCGGGAGTTCCGGGGGCTGGGGCACCTGTACCAGGCGATGGGCTGGCAGCTCTTCGGCTCCGAGGACGACGGCCCCGGCAAGGTGATGGGGCTGGCGCCCTATGGCCGCCCCACCACGCCGCCGGGGGACTTCTTCGAAGTCGACGGGAACGCCCTGCGCTTCAAGGACACCGTCCCCGCCCGCTACCGCCACCACGACCGCTGGCCCGCGCGGGAGCAGGAGTACGCGGACCTGGCCGCCTCCGCGCAGAACGCCGTCGAGGAGGCCCTGCTGCACCTCGCGAAGCGCGCCCGGGCGCTGAGCGGCAACGCGCGCCTCTGCTACGCCGGGGGCGTGGCGCTCAACAGCGTCGCCAATGAACGGCTGCACCGGGAGTCGGGCTTCGAGGAGCTGTTCGTCATGCCCGCGGCGGAGGACAGCGGCGCCTCCGTGGGCGCCGCCTACTACGGGCTGTGGAAGCTGACCGGGAAGAACGCGCGCCGGCGCCTGAACCACGACGCGGTGGGCCGGGTGTACGCGTCCGCGGAGGTGCAGGCGGCGACCCGCGCGCAGGCGGGCATCCGCGCGGTGCCGTGCGATGACACGCTGGAGAAGGCGGTGGACCTGCTCATCGACGGCAAGATTCTGGGCTGGTTCGAGGGGCGCTCGGAGCTGGGCCCCCGCGCGCTCGGGCAGCGCAGCATCCTGTGCGACCCGCGCCGCGCGGAGATGAAGGACGTGCTCAACCACAAGGTGAAGTTCCGCGAGGGCTTCCGTCCCTTCGCGCCCATCCTCCCGCTGGAGAACGCGGCCGAGTGGTTCGAGCTGGACGGCGTGTCGAAGGAGAGCCCGTTCATGCTGCGCATCGCGCACTTCCGTCCGGAGAAGCGCGCGCTGGTGCCCGCGGTGGTGCACGTGGACGGCACCGGCCGCCTCCAGACGCTCACCGCCGAAAACAACGGCCGCCTCTACCAGTTGGTGAAGCGCTTCGAGCAGCGGACGGGCTGCCCCGTCCTGCTCAACACGTCCTTCAACGTCGCGGGTGAGCCCATCGTGGAGACGCCGGAGGACGCGCTCGGGTGTCTGCTGTTCACCGGCCTGGACGCGGTCGTCTTCGAGGACCGCATCGTCGGCAAGGAGCCCGGCTTCCGCTCCATCCTGGACCTGGAGATCCGCCTCACCGCCGACACCTTCTCCATGGAGTTCCCCATCACGCAGGGCGTCCTGCCCACGGAGCTGGCGGAGGTGGGCGGCGACATCCCCATCCCCGTGCCCTTCGGGACCCACCTGGACGGCGCGGCGATGATCGACGCGCATCCCCTCTCCCGGATGTTCCCCCACGTCCGCTTCCGCACCACCACGCCCTGGGGCCCGACGCTCCAGCTCTTCAAGCCGGAGGTGGCCCACGTCCTGAAGCGGGTGGGCCCGGGGACGACGGGCCGCCAACTGCTGGCGGCGCTCGAACCGGAGGGCTTCGACGAGCGCCGCCTCACGCGCCTGCTGGGGACCCTGCGGCGCGTGCGGGTCATCTCCCTGGGCCGGCTCGACGCCTGA
- a CDS encoding MFS transporter, whose amino-acid sequence MTASPQGGPEVSTSGGLLSRAVVGLWLSMLTSWFGGAVLTFAIGVALYERTGQVTPVVLTQLFAIAPGLILSPIAGHLTDRVGPRRLMGLERVSWSAFSLMLAFVFLESEVALWAMYLAVAGHSAFEFIQSPPLLALLAHGAPSRELTRRNGAMQVAIALSEILGPLTCGFLLAPLGLTALVWMNFGLSLTAVAALAMVPRTKVPIPPAVVAPRRLASFRDLGHTWSFLGGLPGLRSFLALELACNAAMNLLVGLIGPMVLSLASASVLGRVVAAAGVGALVASVGMVAVEGPSRRVRPVQVMCILSGLVLVLTGWTKSPWLIGAAAFTLLALRTLSVAYGQSVWQQLIPPDRQGRVFAARQTVFIFAGLLTYAAMGPLVDWVFEPLLMPGGAWASTVGGVIGVGPGRGISVLVLLIGVGIALVGLASLFVPRLQHLDQASKARPASPGAV is encoded by the coding sequence ATGACCGCGTCCCCCCAGGGTGGCCCCGAGGTGTCCACGTCGGGCGGGCTCCTGTCCCGCGCCGTGGTGGGGCTCTGGCTGTCCATGCTGACGAGCTGGTTTGGCGGCGCGGTGCTCACGTTCGCCATCGGCGTCGCGCTCTATGAGCGGACCGGCCAGGTGACGCCGGTGGTGCTCACGCAGCTCTTCGCCATCGCGCCCGGGCTCATCCTGTCGCCCATCGCGGGCCACCTGACGGACCGGGTGGGGCCGCGGCGGCTGATGGGGCTGGAGCGGGTTTCGTGGTCGGCGTTCAGCCTGATGCTGGCGTTCGTGTTCCTGGAGTCGGAGGTGGCGCTCTGGGCCATGTACCTGGCCGTCGCCGGGCACTCCGCCTTCGAGTTCATCCAGTCCCCGCCGTTGCTGGCGCTGCTGGCGCACGGGGCCCCGTCCCGGGAGCTGACGCGGCGCAACGGGGCGATGCAGGTCGCCATCGCGCTCAGCGAAATCCTGGGGCCGCTCACCTGCGGCTTCCTGCTCGCGCCCCTGGGGCTGACGGCGCTGGTCTGGATGAACTTCGGCCTGAGCCTGACGGCGGTCGCCGCGCTGGCGATGGTGCCCCGGACGAAGGTCCCCATCCCCCCCGCCGTGGTGGCGCCGCGAAGGCTCGCGAGCTTCCGTGACCTGGGCCACACCTGGAGCTTCCTGGGGGGGCTGCCGGGGCTGCGCTCCTTCCTGGCGCTGGAGCTGGCGTGCAACGCCGCGATGAACCTGCTGGTGGGCTTGATTGGCCCCATGGTCCTCTCGCTGGCCAGCGCGTCCGTGCTGGGCCGCGTGGTGGCGGCGGCGGGCGTGGGCGCGCTGGTCGCGAGCGTGGGCATGGTCGCGGTGGAGGGCCCGTCACGGCGGGTCCGGCCCGTCCAGGTGATGTGCATCCTGTCGGGGCTCGTCCTGGTGCTCACCGGCTGGACGAAGAGCCCGTGGCTCATCGGCGCCGCCGCGTTCACGCTGCTGGCCCTGCGCACCCTCTCCGTCGCCTATGGCCAGAGCGTGTGGCAGCAGCTCATCCCGCCGGACCGGCAGGGGCGGGTGTTCGCGGCGCGGCAGACCGTCTTCATCTTCGCGGGGCTGCTGACCTATGCGGCCATGGGGCCCCTGGTGGATTGGGTCTTCGAGCCGCTGCTGATGCCCGGGGGGGCGTGGGCCTCCACCGTGGGAGGTGTCATCGGGGTGGGGCCCGGACGGGGCATCAGCGTGCTGGTGCTGCTGATTGGCGTGGGCATCGCGCTGGTGGGCTTGGCGTCGCTGTTCGTGCCCCGACTCCAGCACCTCGACCAGGCATCCAAGGCACGCCCCGCGTCACCGGGCGCGGTTTGA
- a CDS encoding RiPP maturation radical SAM C-methyltransferase: MTNVPEPPMKVCLVALPWSMYRHPSAALGTLSAFLRQQEPGVEVETRSEFLEAALAIGIPLYDRISQSFALGELLYTALLFPERREHVRAYFAKTMEERDGPFEGAGGELIGASLRGPEPTWASAFDGVLGQLDAHLDRVVEAMAGRYALVGLTTCFGQLFANLAFSQRLARRSPGTRILLGGSTVSDKVGPSLLKEFDFLDYIIQGEGERPLAALVHQLREGNPDLTGLKGILSREGARANGARAELWEVGNMDDLPLPDYDEYAAKAEQANLLWLITIEGSRGCWWDRTKRTGNPKNTCYFCNLNVQWNGYRQKRSERVVSEVVALNERYANNVLFFLDNIIRAKGIEELAQGLIDTRKDFILFYEMRANVKPHELGLLHEAGLRFVQFGIESLSPTYLERIGKGTSVIANLQVMKLCHELGITNGANLLTHFPGGTAEEVEETRRNILEYALAYEPLSPNPFWLGRGSTLDALRKEYGLTNFRNADFYRVGLPEAVYERLELMDLSFDNPTEPADWSSVYQACKLWSGAYAAARATEYRHLLSYLDGGTSMRIFDARTGQLRNTVLRGLERDVYLDCLEIKKWEELKARFVDTGRTSASGLQAMLEGWNAMRLLYREGEKFEASRFLALAPAFTPQMASKRIREAHDTASRERTAQPPPAERAPAVA; encoded by the coding sequence ATGACGAACGTCCCGGAGCCGCCCATGAAGGTCTGCCTCGTCGCGCTGCCCTGGTCCATGTACCGGCACCCGTCCGCCGCGCTGGGAACACTCTCCGCCTTCCTGCGACAGCAGGAGCCGGGCGTGGAGGTCGAGACCCGCTCGGAGTTCCTGGAAGCCGCGCTGGCCATCGGCATCCCGCTGTATGACCGCATCTCGCAGTCGTTCGCGCTCGGAGAGCTGCTCTACACGGCGCTGCTGTTCCCGGAGCGCCGCGAGCACGTCCGCGCGTACTTCGCCAAGACCATGGAGGAACGGGACGGCCCGTTCGAGGGCGCGGGAGGCGAGCTGATCGGGGCGTCGCTCCGGGGCCCCGAGCCGACCTGGGCCTCCGCCTTCGACGGGGTGCTCGGGCAACTGGACGCCCACCTGGACCGGGTGGTGGAGGCGATGGCCGGGCGCTATGCGCTGGTGGGCCTGACGACCTGCTTCGGCCAGCTCTTCGCGAACCTGGCCTTCAGCCAGCGGCTCGCGCGGCGCTCGCCGGGGACGCGCATCCTGCTGGGCGGCTCGACGGTCTCCGACAAGGTGGGCCCGTCGCTCCTGAAGGAGTTCGACTTCCTCGACTACATCATCCAGGGCGAGGGCGAGCGGCCGCTGGCGGCGCTGGTCCACCAGTTGCGGGAAGGCAACCCCGACCTGACCGGCCTCAAGGGCATCCTCTCCCGCGAAGGGGCCCGCGCGAACGGCGCCCGCGCGGAGCTGTGGGAGGTCGGCAACATGGATGACCTGCCGCTGCCGGACTACGACGAATACGCGGCGAAGGCGGAGCAGGCGAACCTCCTCTGGCTCATCACCATCGAGGGCTCGCGCGGGTGCTGGTGGGACCGGACCAAGCGCACCGGAAACCCCAAGAACACCTGCTACTTCTGCAACCTGAACGTGCAGTGGAACGGCTACCGCCAGAAGCGCTCCGAGCGGGTCGTGTCGGAGGTGGTCGCGCTCAACGAGCGGTACGCCAACAACGTCCTCTTCTTCCTGGACAACATCATCCGCGCCAAGGGCATCGAGGAGCTGGCGCAGGGCCTCATCGACACCCGCAAGGACTTCATCCTCTTCTATGAGATGCGGGCGAACGTGAAGCCCCATGAGCTGGGCCTGCTGCACGAGGCCGGCCTGCGCTTCGTGCAGTTCGGCATCGAGAGCCTGTCACCCACCTACCTGGAGCGCATCGGCAAGGGCACGTCCGTCATCGCGAACCTCCAGGTGATGAAGCTCTGCCACGAGCTGGGCATCACGAACGGCGCGAACCTGCTGACCCACTTCCCCGGCGGCACCGCCGAGGAGGTGGAGGAGACGCGGCGCAACATCCTCGAGTACGCGCTGGCCTACGAGCCGCTCAGCCCGAACCCCTTCTGGCTGGGCCGGGGCTCCACGCTGGATGCCCTGCGCAAGGAGTACGGGCTCACGAACTTCCGCAACGCGGACTTCTACCGCGTGGGCCTGCCGGAGGCCGTGTACGAGCGGCTGGAGCTGATGGACCTCTCCTTCGACAACCCCACCGAGCCCGCGGACTGGAGCAGCGTCTACCAGGCCTGCAAGCTGTGGAGCGGCGCGTACGCGGCGGCCCGGGCGACGGAGTACCGGCACCTGCTGTCGTACCTGGACGGGGGCACGTCCATGCGCATCTTCGATGCCCGCACGGGCCAGCTGCGCAACACGGTGCTGCGCGGCCTGGAGCGCGACGTCTACCTGGACTGCCTGGAGATCAAGAAGTGGGAGGAGCTGAAGGCGCGCTTCGTCGACACCGGGCGCACCAGCGCCTCAGGGCTCCAGGCGATGCTGGAAGGCTGGAACGCGATGCGCCTGCTGTACCGCGAGGGCGAGAAGTTCGAGGCCAGCCGCTTCCTGGCGCTGGCCCCGGCCTTCACCCCGCAGATGGCGTCCAAGCGGATCCGCGAAGCCCACGACACCGCGTCGCGCGAGCGGACAGCCCAGCCGCCCCCCGCCGAGCGCGCCCCGGCGGTGGCGTGA
- a CDS encoding non-ribosomal peptide synthetase, which translates to MTHAAIDDIYPLSPLQQGLLFHGLYAPGGGQYVLQIVCTLEGPLDPAAFQATWAHLLERHGALRASFAWEEVEEPLQVVHRAVTPPVEAFDWRSFSDDAWRQELAAHLKADRERGFNLEQPPLMRLTLARTGDARHVFVWTCHHLLTDGWSLGLLLREYLATYRALSEGRAPLLPPVRPYRDYIAWVKAQPRDAAERYWRERLRGFTSPTPVPFARTARAGDTPRHAQRTLTFSREHSDALRALAREHALTLNTVFQGAWALLLSRYTREQDVVFGATGSGRPATLPGAESMVGMFINTLPVRVAVEPDAVLVPWLKQLQATQAEAQAHEHSSLTEVQGWSELPRGQPLFDTLLVFENFPRTLAGDAAGGGPRIGDIDVIDYTHFALDLAVIPGEALSLLLTYDLQRFEEAPVSRLLSHVLHLLTRMAAKPHATLGSLDVLPEEERRRLLTEWSQRPVARPMDRPVQALIQEQAARTPERIAVTHWEASLTYGELDSLANRAAHRLIAGGVDADVLVAILAERDLRFPAAVLGVLKAGGGYLPLDPSLPPERLARILEQSRVPTVVVSPGQQALLEEALAKVGGPRPAVVASGELFAQGGLETPPPVRNADASLFYVIYTSGSTGVPKGAMLDHRGKLNHILSMIDFMKLGPDDVMAETATQSFDVSVWQFLAPLVVGARVEIFDTELQYDAPRFLAEVERRGVTVLEVVPSLLANLLEELERLGERRPPLQALRWPMPTGEVLPPAHCRRWLRMYPHKPLLNGYGPTEVCDDTNLFVIEHPPAEDAERVPIGFPLDNLEMYVLDRRMLPVPQGVPGELYIGGVGVARGYLHDPARTAAVFLPNPFASRPGARFYKSGDVCRYREDGALEFVERADFQVKLRGFRIEPGEIETTLQRHPRIKQAVVLVRELGGGKELVAYVSLQDALEGAAAPSRADVEAELRGFLRERLPHYMVPAALVILPFLKLNANGKIDRKALPAPDADLFAKRVVKAPGTPMQQGLVAIWEEVLGRGPIGVDENFFELGGHSLLAIRVLSRMREALGVDVPLRSLFELVTVEQLANKLEALRWAAEAPPASGAGDDEREEFEF; encoded by the coding sequence ATGACCCACGCCGCGATCGACGACATCTACCCGCTGTCTCCCCTGCAACAGGGACTGCTCTTCCACGGCCTCTACGCGCCGGGCGGTGGGCAATACGTGTTGCAGATCGTCTGCACGCTGGAGGGACCGCTCGACCCCGCCGCCTTCCAGGCCACCTGGGCGCACCTGCTCGAACGACATGGGGCCCTGCGAGCCTCCTTCGCCTGGGAAGAGGTGGAGGAGCCGCTCCAGGTCGTCCACCGCGCCGTGACGCCCCCCGTCGAAGCGTTCGACTGGCGCTCCTTCAGCGATGACGCCTGGCGGCAGGAGCTGGCGGCGCACCTCAAGGCGGACCGGGAGCGGGGCTTCAATCTGGAGCAGCCTCCGCTGATGCGGCTGACGCTGGCCCGGACGGGGGACGCGCGGCACGTCTTCGTCTGGACCTGTCACCACCTGCTCACGGATGGCTGGTCGCTCGGTCTGCTGTTGAGGGAGTACCTGGCGACGTACCGCGCGCTGTCGGAGGGCCGGGCGCCGCTGCTGCCTCCGGTGCGCCCGTACCGCGACTACATCGCCTGGGTGAAGGCGCAGCCCCGGGACGCGGCCGAGCGCTACTGGCGGGAGCGGCTGCGCGGCTTCACCTCCCCGACGCCGGTGCCCTTCGCGCGCACGGCCCGGGCGGGGGACACGCCGCGCCACGCGCAGCGCACGCTCACCTTCTCGCGGGAGCACTCCGACGCCCTGCGCGCCCTGGCGCGGGAGCACGCCCTCACGCTCAACACCGTCTTCCAGGGGGCCTGGGCCCTGCTGCTGTCGCGCTACACCCGGGAGCAGGACGTCGTCTTCGGCGCCACGGGCTCCGGCCGCCCGGCCACGCTCCCGGGCGCGGAGTCCATGGTGGGCATGTTCATCAACACGCTGCCCGTTCGCGTCGCCGTGGAGCCGGACGCCGTGCTCGTGCCCTGGCTGAAGCAGCTCCAGGCCACGCAGGCCGAAGCGCAGGCCCATGAGCACAGCTCGCTCACGGAGGTGCAGGGCTGGAGCGAGCTGCCGCGCGGACAGCCCCTCTTCGACACGCTGCTCGTCTTCGAGAACTTCCCGCGCACGCTCGCCGGGGACGCAGCGGGGGGCGGCCCGCGCATCGGGGACATCGACGTCATCGACTACACGCACTTCGCCCTGGACCTGGCCGTCATCCCCGGGGAGGCGCTGTCCCTGCTGTTGACCTACGACCTCCAGCGCTTCGAGGAGGCCCCCGTCTCCCGGCTGCTCTCGCACGTCCTCCACCTGCTGACGCGGATGGCCGCGAAGCCGCACGCGACCCTGGGCTCGCTGGACGTCCTCCCGGAGGAGGAGCGGCGCCGGTTGCTCACGGAGTGGAGTCAGCGCCCCGTGGCGCGTCCCATGGACCGGCCGGTCCAGGCCCTCATCCAGGAGCAGGCGGCCCGGACCCCGGAGCGCATCGCCGTCACGCACTGGGAGGCGTCCCTGACCTACGGGGAGCTGGACTCGCTGGCGAACCGCGCGGCGCACCGGCTCATCGCCGGGGGCGTGGACGCGGACGTGCTGGTGGCCATCCTGGCCGAACGCGACCTGCGCTTCCCCGCAGCGGTGCTGGGCGTGTTGAAGGCCGGGGGCGGCTACCTGCCGTTGGATCCGTCGCTGCCTCCCGAGCGCCTCGCGCGCATCCTGGAGCAGAGCCGGGTGCCGACGGTGGTCGTCTCCCCGGGCCAGCAGGCGCTGCTGGAGGAGGCGCTGGCGAAGGTGGGCGGCCCACGGCCGGCGGTGGTCGCGTCCGGGGAGCTCTTCGCGCAGGGCGGGCTGGAGACACCACCGCCCGTCCGCAACGCCGACGCGAGCCTCTTCTACGTCATCTACACCTCGGGCTCCACGGGCGTGCCCAAGGGCGCGATGCTCGACCATCGCGGGAAGCTCAACCACATCCTGTCGATGATCGACTTCATGAAGCTGGGTCCCGACGACGTGATGGCGGAGACGGCGACGCAGAGCTTCGACGTGTCGGTGTGGCAGTTCCTGGCGCCGCTGGTGGTGGGGGCGCGGGTCGAAATCTTCGACACGGAGCTGCAATACGACGCGCCCCGCTTCCTCGCGGAGGTGGAGCGCAGGGGCGTGACGGTGCTGGAGGTCGTCCCCTCGCTGCTGGCGAACCTGCTGGAGGAGCTGGAGCGGCTGGGGGAACGGCGCCCTCCGCTCCAGGCGCTGCGCTGGCCCATGCCCACGGGCGAGGTGCTTCCGCCCGCGCACTGCCGCCGCTGGTTGCGGATGTATCCGCACAAGCCGCTGCTCAACGGCTATGGCCCCACGGAGGTCTGTGACGACACGAACCTCTTCGTCATCGAGCACCCGCCCGCCGAGGACGCGGAGCGCGTGCCCATCGGCTTCCCGTTGGACAACCTGGAGATGTACGTGCTGGACCGGCGCATGCTGCCGGTGCCGCAGGGGGTCCCCGGGGAGCTCTACATCGGCGGGGTGGGCGTGGCCCGGGGCTACCTGCACGACCCCGCGCGCACCGCCGCGGTGTTCCTGCCCAACCCCTTCGCGTCGCGGCCCGGCGCCCGCTTCTACAAGTCCGGGGACGTCTGCCGCTACCGCGAGGACGGCGCGCTGGAGTTCGTGGAGCGGGCGGACTTCCAGGTGAAGCTGCGCGGCTTCCGCATCGAGCCGGGGGAGATTGAGACGACGCTCCAGCGACACCCGCGCATCAAGCAGGCGGTGGTGCTGGTGCGCGAGCTGGGCGGCGGCAAGGAGCTGGTGGCCTACGTCTCGCTCCAGGACGCACTGGAGGGCGCCGCCGCGCCGTCGCGCGCGGACGTCGAGGCGGAGCTGCGCGGCTTCCTGCGGGAGCGGCTGCCGCACTACATGGTGCCGGCCGCGCTGGTCATCCTTCCGTTCCTGAAGCTGAACGCCAACGGGAAGATCGACCGCAAGGCCCTGCCCGCGCCGGACGCGGACCTGTTCGCGAAGCGGGTCGTCAAGGCGCCGGGGACGCCGATGCAGCAGGGGCTGGTGGCCATCTGGGAGGAGGTCCTGGGACGCGGCCCCATTGGCGTGGACGAGAACTTCTTCGAGCTCGGCGGCCACTCGCTGCTCGCCATCCGGGTGCTCTCGCGGATGCGGGAGGCGCTGGGCGTGGACGTGCCGCTGCGGAGCCTCTTCGAGCTGGTGACGGTGGAGCAGCTCGCGAACAAGCTCGAAGCGCTCCGCTGGGCCGCGGAAGCGCCGCCCGCATCCGGCGCGGGCGACGACGAGCGCGAGGAGTTCGAGTTCTAG